TTCTTTCGAGCTAATATTGAAGAATGTAATGTTACAAAGTGTGACCTAAGAGTTAAGCTTTATTGTCACTTTTAAAttcttgaatatatttagaaagATCCTCAATGCCAATGTTTTTAAGTATCGAAACCTATTTAGGATTGATATGGAACATTGTGGGCTAGaagaaatttctttcaaaatcaaataatggcccacttctttttatatatataccaccATTAGAAACTTGTATTTATATACATCAACATTTGAAATATATCAAGAAGAAAACCTACTAAATGGATAGAATTTTGTCAATCCTAGCACTTGGGACCAAAGGCATGGGAGTTATTTTCAGACACCAAgttaaccaattgaacttgTCATTCAGACATGTACCTAAAAAATAGTCCACCAAAGTAAAATACCACTAATATACATGCATCATCCTATGCCGAGTATAATCGAGTTTCAGCCATATTCCATGTTgaaaacaacatttttttaaaaatatcgtcATACCATATGACCTGAGATTAAAAGATGAAGTCGGAACCATGATCAGGTCTAACAACAACTAAAAGAGTCCACATATGcaaaaaattacattcattCCTACCAACcttatttcaacattttcacTACAAACACAGTAATGAACCGTAGATTTGCAAGTTTGCTTGCCGGGGGGCTCTTCATCGTCAACCCAATTTCCCCATGGGATTCGGGTTCACGATTCCATTGCAGCAACCGATTTGAACCCGAGAACgctgttttataaaatttcatcaggCATTGTGGACAACAGCAGCCCTTGAACAAACTCGCATCTTTTTGCCTTCTCTTCCTGATCCTTTACCGAAAGGGGAGACGACTTCACATTTCTGTCACCAAAACCAATTATCAGAACGAGAAAGCTGATAAAAGCATAAACATCATCCACAGGTAGGACAGACAAGAAATTCCCATGTAGTAGTTCACCCAAGAACTAACGTGCAatacaaatcatcaatttcctTTGAATATTTGAATAAGGCTTTAATACTAAAAGCTTGATGTGAAGtacctaaataaataaacaaaaactgGGATGACCAGAACAGATCTCATCCCCTTTCTCAAAGAACAACATCAAGTCTCATCTCCGTCTCATGACCCAAGTCTAATTCGTAAATACTATGTATTCATTTGTACATTAAGGGAACTGGATAATTAACACTATAGTAGAACTACAAGCTTACACTAACAATTTTTCTGCATATACCAAATTGCGAAACTTTTGAAGTGAGAACAACATGTCAGAAGATTAAGCCAATGGTGTCCTTGATTAAAGATATAGGGCCGCAGAAGTCACTAGTCCGGACCAGCAGCGTATATGTGACCCAGGttagttttttttaacaaaatacatGATACGATCCAGAACATCTTGTTCCAATAACGAATGTAGGCATTTGTACATGCATAAAATAAAGTTGTATCATGTTAATAAGAGTGGCAAGTTGAATAAGCTGCATCTTTTCAAACTATGACTTGAAAGATGGCTTCTCATTGAGAAACAGAGCTTAAAGGTAGAACTTTAAGAGATGTTCATACCACACAAGGAGGCTATCGTAAGATTCGGTCGTTTGTCTAGGATTTCCAGTAACAAACAGATAAAAGACCATGCACATATAAAACACCTGCCTCAAGCAACATGGGGGCAAAAGGAACGATCAGATTCTAAAAGACAGTGAAACTTACCTTTCCGACTTATTCACGTCCGAACTTTTCTTAGTTGTTCTTGTTTCACGAGAAAAGTTAGGCTGGACACTAACAAAGTCATCAACCATGGGTAAAATAAATGAAGACAACAACGGATCAGGTGCTGAATTGGAAGACACTGTACAAGAAGAACCCCCGAAGAAGGACTGTAGATTTCCTTCTCGCAGCTCTTTCCTCAGAAGAGAAAGCGTGGAATGAGATCCACCTTTACGTGATTTCCTCTTGCGCTGCATGTAACCAACCGTTaaggaaatgaaaatatataagtcCGTAGACTGATGTGATGGGGATATGATGAAGCTCCACGAACAAAGCTAGTAAtgctactactactactacatTAATGAAGTAGAGGAGCAAGTCATCTTGCATACTACATTAATGAAGTAGAGGAGCAAGTCATCTTGCATACTAacttaaatgtttttaaaatggtCCCAGCAATCAAAAGGAGCAAAGATGATAAAACTTGTAGCTAAAAAGGAGAAACATTATACAAATTTAGCAAAAAGCAATAATGATTTTCAAGGTGCATGTGGTGCGTGAAAAGAAAGAACTTATTCTATACAATTTAAAGAGGAAACTagaaagacaaaaaaataactCAATAGACAAGGATATCTTAAATATATTTCCATGTTGTAGGGTTATATGCGCAACCATATCAACGCCCACCCTCATTGCACAGACTGGACAAACCTGCAAACGAAAACAACCATAAAGAAAGGAGATTAGATTCAATAAAACCCTTTCCTCATTAGAATAAAAGAAACTCACACAGCTCGTGAAAAGACAATCTATAAACAATAACTATAAAACTCCATTTTTCCGTACTTGAGTTAATTTTTCCGGTTAGCTAAACTTGAGTTCATAGTCCAAAACTAGTtcatctaaattttaaatctcaTAATGAACATATATAGTCTAACTATCACGAGactcaattaagtaaaataacagCTGATTTGTAACTTAAGTCCATAAAGCttataaatttgaaacttgGCAAAACACTTTTTAGTTCCTTTTAACAGGCTATACGGATTCAAATATCAACTCGGTTAAGTGAGCTATGCTACTTTAAACAAACATTAGTTACAAAGAGAACGATCACGCCAAAACTCCATTGATTACAAAAAGGGtattaagaaattaattgggGGAATGCGTTACCCCATTTTTAGCCTCCACTGGATGCTCATCATCAATGTGACAACACAAGCCAACGATGTCGAAATACTCTGAACAAAAAGGGCATCGAAACTCCTCTCTTATTTCATCTTCTCCATCAATTTCTTCAAACCCCATAAGCATATCTGCACTTTCAACCCAATTCCAcacaattaaaccattttctaaaaaaataaaggcaaaaaAGATGCTTCTCCTAATCGATTAAGTCAAGCTACTTCCTTTTCCTTCATTTTCCACCACACAACCCCCCCCCCAAGAAAAAAAGACCGATGGAACTTCCAAAGCTTACCAGATCGTAATTGAAGAGCCGATTGATATCTCTTAGAAGCTGAAGAAAGACGAGCACTCCATGAATCAGCATCCATTGTTTCTAAATCACCctcttttttatacaaattttcaaCCGAAAAGGCGAAAAAGGAAGGATTTTAATTTGAGGGGATAAATATTCAATCTTTTGGAGCTCTGGTCTTAGATTTGTGAAagcaaaatgaaattaaagtaaagagGAGGAGGAAGAGGCTAGTTAAGAGTTTGGGGTTTGATGATGAGACGCAGAAAAGGAAGAAGAGCTGCCTGTTGTTGTCCCTCTTCGAGAGTGAATTTCGTTGAAAGAGGAAATTTCATCTATCAAGTCTTTGCCTTTTATAttactcttattttcttttgcctttttacgttttaatttttctaattttgtaaaattaaaaattaaaaatactccCACTACCTTAATCAGATTATAAAACTTATGGGTTCAGTTATTGTTCAATCCAACATTTTTTTCGATGGATTGAGTAGGAAtattttagtgaattttgttttatttttcatatatttattatttctaatttgtattaatttttactttgaaTCTATTAAGCATGTAAGtttaatttggatgattttgaataattgttaatatatgataaacTAAATGTTAAAGTATTGGATTAAAAGATATTCgacaaaatttcaattcaatctctCCCCTGGATGAATCATATAGTCAATAGAAACCATGAACTTGAATAGAAGAGTTTACCCCACCCATGAGTAAATATTTCATAGTAGCTTCATTAGATTACACATCTTTCTTGGCATATCCAGATAATAGGTAGGAGCATAAACCGAAACATTCTAGAGCTACAAAGATGATCAACTGACAGTTGATACAATTATGGATAAAATAATCTTCAAGTAATAACAtgtacaaaatttgaattcGTGTCATTTAAGTCAAAATCGAAATTTTAATCAttgaaaataaatgttaaaagaaccaaaacaatagcttaattatgaatttttaagtaTCACTAagaatttccaaaataaagtttaaatccCAAGGTTTTTCCCATTTTGAATTGTGctttcttttgctttctctCTTCATTTTCAAACCATGAAATGAAGGTAACCATAATAATAACACAACCCTTCTCTCAGTTTTCTTTCCATTTCCCGGCAACCAAACAAAGAGGGACGTGCCTTGTGTTAGCTGCGATACATGTTCGTGGAAAAAGTTCTAACACAAgtagtttatatttatagaaaCAGAGGCATAACACATGTGCGTTATTACTTCACTTAATCATATATATAGTTAAGCTGATCCTATCCTCAAAGGACAATGTCTGAATCATGACAACAGAAAAATATTCACTTGAGACAGTAGGgcaattaaataaagtaaaccactctcatttcatcataaatacATTGATTTTTCAATCGAATTTCGCTGTTGATTAATTCTGCGTTTCTCTAGTTGTCAAGCAAAAACTAAGCCATAGGACATGGCCATCAAAGAAAAAGCAGCAAGTTCTTCATCCTCTCCTACCTTCCTTCTCCTTTGACACCTTTGCTTCTTCACTACCCATGTTAATGATGATGATCTTTGCAACAAAACTTCACTACTCAAAGCAAGTAATCTGATCTTAACAGCCTCACCTAACCCACTAAATCTACCACTAGGTTTCGTGTCATCAACAGACTCATCATTTGTTGTAGCAATAGAAGCAGAGCTTGTTGTGACGGTGctggatgatgatgatgacgatgatgatgataaatGCCATTTCACTTTCTTCTTTTCTGATACTTCGTTTAAACCCAACATTGCTCTTCTTCTCTTCCTATATTTTATCCCACATGCATTGCACAATGACTGAAATTACCAAAAAGGAAACATACATAGCCCCATTAATCAACAATGACctaataaattgattattgaCCAAAGAAAATCATATATgggaaaaaaagatgaaaactttACAGGTGAAGGGTTTATAGGAAAGCtaataaatgatattaaaagAAGACAATAAATAAAACCAGAGTTGAAATGATGAAATACCTTGGGGCCAGAAGGGCCACCTCTCCAAAGAGGGGTCTTTGTGGTCTTGCAGTCAGTACAAAACTTCTTCATGGTCTCACTCATTGTATCTTCATTCAATGATTCCTGAATCATAAACAGCAGTCAAATCAGTGtttaaaacgaaaaagaaagaaagaaaggtttgAATTGAAGTTGATTTTGTTGACCAACCTGTTCTCTAAGATCCATAACACCCATGAACCAATTCTTCCAACAGATCTTACATTAAACAGGACAGCAAAAGGGgggaataaaatgaatattggAGGTTGAAGAACAAAGAAGTACCAATTTGTAACTAAAAGAAATGTAAATAAGAGAGggaaataaaacatagaaagGAAAGAGCTTTTCGGCTTTCACAGATCAAAACCGAAGAACAGAGAAAAGCTTTTGTTATGAAAACGAGTAAGGaaaaaacatattcaaaaaatgaaaagagagaCGGAGAGATAAGAGAACCGACAGGGATAGACACAAAAACCCTAGATAGAGTGTTATGAAAAGACGATAACACCCTTAGTATACCAAAGCGCCGCCtcctatattgatcaaaatgaaaaaaacaccCGCCAAAATTTTTTAGGATGGCGCAATCCACGTGGCAACATGGAGGGGAGTGAGACTGAGAGGTAACTCcatggttaaatttatttttagtacttgggagtttttgtttttgtttttataaatatgatttacCATTTTTTGTGGTTAActacaataattaatataattatttcaataaattctagaaaatagaaataattttaaaatttagttaataaattatgtaatgcaaaatattattttaccttttaagtTTTAGGTTAAGTGGAAATGTtctttagcaaaaaaaaaaatggtgctGTACAGTTTCTGggaaatgaattgaaattattGTAAAACTTGAGTACAAGTCAGAAagcttaaatttaaataaaggataattgaaatgaattccAACCATAGAGCATGTTTGCCTTGAGTAGTTTAAAacttgataaataataataatttaaatttcaatataaggtggaactctttttatttttgtaattaataaaatctattaaatgaAATGTAGTTGAAACATCGACTTACTTACGAACTTCTTTATAATTATGGATATAacacctaaaaataatttattattagagGGCATACCAACTAATAATGTCAGTACCTAATATTACACTTTTATGCAATTATTTGTGACACCCAGAATAAACAAACTTTCATTTAAAACTAGTTAAATAAACCGACTTAATTTTAGCCTAAAAGCAAGCtcatatttaaaagtaaattccACTTCTCACAACCCATATCAAGCTTGATTGGAGCCGTTCCggaaaataacattttttttcaataaagctaaaatgaaaagaaatatcaaaccaacaATTATATATGTCTATTTCCACTTCAAAGCAACATATAAAACAATCTAACTGGAGTCGTTCGGATTTACATAGTTACAAAAGCATATTCCCGTGAATCATAACTGCTCTGGGCATATGCCAAAATCATCAAACCAAGCTTTTGCAATTGCAAAGACacaatatatttgttttacGACCATTAAATATAGACTCAGTCTGGGTTCCTCAATTTACTGTCCAAGCTCTATTCTGTCTCCACTCCCACTTCATGCATAATATGAACCTGGCTGTGCTGTTAACCCACGCCAGCCCACTACCATTCACACTGTACCTTCGACCATACCCGACTGTGGACACAACCCAAAGACTAGATGCCTCAACTGGAACACCCCCACAAAACTATTGTCCCATCATCTCCATAAGGACTTCAATACTGGACCAGATAAATCCTGGAATACTAACAGCTTTTATAGCTCAAAAGCATACAAATGGTAGTCAGATATGCAGTCCCATCTCAAACGACATAACACGCTCCCACTAGTGCACCAACACAAAAACAAATGCATGCAAACAGCAGCACTACATACCTCTAGCTGAAATTGAATCCCCCTGAAGGAACAGGAAGCTCACCCCCGCCAAAATGAAACCCGGTTTGAGAGGCATCACCTGGCGGCATTGTCTCATCCTCCTCCTCCAACCAATATGTCTCGAGAACTTTCACAGCCTTTTCATAAATCTCAGTGTTATCGTGGGACTGTAAATTCTCGATCTTCTCCAGACCCTCAGCATCATCAATCATTTGTGCATAGAGATTCACTCCTCCGGTAGTGCCCAGGTTCTTATCAGCTTCTCCTACCTTCAAAATGTTTTCAAGCCCTTCTAAACAGACTGTTACAATCCTTGGATCAGGGCAGTTAAGAAGATCACACAATGGCTTTATACAACCTTGACTAACAAGGAATCTGAAACACATGACACGCCCAAATGAGAACTAGTTTATCATTTAATTCTTTACCAAGAAATTATTCCAAACAACTAAGATGATAATAGTTTTCATACTTGATCTGATCATGAGTACCACCAGATGTGGCATTTGAGATGGCCCATGCCGCTTCTTTCTTGATATCAAATTCAGCATTTTGAAGCAGATGAACCAGTGGAGATATAATATTAGCTTCAATTACAGCCTGTAAAATCCATATCATTACACACCATTTCTTGTCATAAATACTACAGACAAAACCACAGATCCAAAAGCGATAAAACAAGATAAATATAAAGGCAACAAGAAAGTGATACAGTTCCAAATTTTACCTGTATCTGCTCCTTATTTCCAGCTGTGATATTTGAGATTGTCCAACAAGCTTCCTTCTTGATGctctttttgaaattatttgtcAAGAGGTTTAGAAGGCATGGCAACACTTGATGATTGATAATACACTGTATGCCAAAAAGATTTTCCCAGAAATGAGAAAAGACAAAATGGTTATACCATATAAGCAAAAAGATTACCTTTAGcaactaaattcaaaaaatctTGACTAAATGGCAGGAGACTTATATTCCTAGTAAGATCTTTAAAAGACAACCTAGGAAGTGGTTGATACCTGGGTTTGACCATCATCTCCTGTGACAATATTTCCAACTGTGCGAAGAGCAGGTATTAGCACTGAAGGAGATGGGTGCCTGTGAAAACCAAGAATTTTAGATTTagaagcaaacaaaataaaatttaatcacagACAAAAAGAATGAGACTCAATCAGCAGCAAAAATCTAACTCACATCAAGAGCTCCACCAGACGCCCACAAACACCTGCTTCTATAACAGCTTGGATTTTGTCATTTGTACCATCAGAAAGATATGAGAGCGCCCAACATGCATCAGTTAAGACTTCTTCATCATTTGAATGAATAAGGTGTGTCAATGCAGGAAGTGCAGGTTTAAC
The nucleotide sequence above comes from Gossypium raimondii isolate GPD5lz chromosome 13, ASM2569854v1, whole genome shotgun sequence. Encoded proteins:
- the LOC105782268 gene encoding protein DEHYDRATION-INDUCED 19 homolog 3 isoform X2; the encoded protein is MDADSWSARLSSASKRYQSALQLRSDMLMGFEEIDGEDEIREEFRCPFCSEYFDIVGLCCHIDDEHPVEAKNGVCPVCAMRVGVDMVAHITLQHGNIFKMQRKRKSRKGGSHSTLSLLRKELREGNLQSFFGGSSCTVSSNSAPDPLLSSFILPMVDDFVSVQPNFSRETRTTKKSSDVNKSERNVKSSPLSVKDQEEKAKRCEFVQGLLLSTMPDEIL
- the LOC105782974 gene encoding importin subunit alpha; translation: MSLRPNSRTEVRRNRYKVAVDAEEGRRRREDNMVEIRKNRREESLQKKRREGLQAQPMPASLHSSAVEKKLENLPAMVAGVWADDSNMQLEATTQFRKLLSIERSPPIDQVIQAGVVPRFIEFLARDDFPQLQFEAAWALTNIASGTSENTKVVIDHGAVPIFVKLLASPSDDVREQAVWALGNVAGDSPRCRDLVLSHGALLPLLAQLNEHVKLSMLRNATWTLSNFCRGKPQPPFDLVKPALPALTHLIHSNDEEVLTDACWALSYLSDGTNDKIQAVIEAGVCGRLVELLMHPSPSVLIPALRTVGNIVTGDDGQTQCIINHQVLPCLLNLLTNNFKKSIKKEACWTISNITAGNKEQIQAVIEANIISPLVHLLQNAEFDIKKEAAWAISNATSGGTHDQIKFLVSQGCIKPLCDLLNCPDPRIVTVCLEGLENILKVGEADKNLGTTGGVNLYAQMIDDAEGLEKIENLQSHDNTEIYEKAVKVLETYWLEEEDETMPPGDASQTGFHFGGGELPVPSGGFNFS
- the LOC105782975 gene encoding GATA transcription factor 15 yields the protein MGVMDLREQESLNEDTMSETMKKFCTDCKTTKTPLWRGGPSGPKSLCNACGIKYRKRRRAMLGLNEVSEKKKVKWHLSSSSSSSSSSTVTTSSASIATTNDESVDDTKPSGRFSGLGEAVKIRLLALSSEVLLQRSSSLTWVVKKQRCQRRRKVGEDEELAAFSLMAMSYGLVFA